From Enterococcus wangshanyuanii, the proteins below share one genomic window:
- the cutC gene encoding choline trimethylamine-lyase encodes MDIKEFSAKLAEATKELSPEEQTALMKMFATVSDDLNTPGSTSGGFAAAGQTTIPAGITPRLEALKENYLKQVPTITTHRARVITEIAKENPGMPKNILRAKSFKRCCETAPLVIQDNELIVGAPNGAPRAGSFSPDIAWRWMEEEIETISNRPQDPFFISDEDKKIMREELFPFWKGKSIDEYCEDQFREAGVWELSGESFVSDCSYHQLNGGGDSNPGYDVILMKKGMLDIQKEAQEQLEKMDYENPEDIEKIYFYKSIIDTAEGVMIYARRMSEYAAQLAQRETDPKRKAELQKISEVNAKVPAHKPETFWEAIQAVWTIESLLVVEENQTGMSIGRVDQYMYPFFQNDLATGKMNEFEAFELAGCMLIKMSEMMWITSEGGSKFFAGYQPFVNMCVGGVTREGHDATNDLTYLLMDAVRHVKVYQPSLACRIHNRSPREYLKKIVDVVRAGIGFPACHFDDTHIKMMLAKGVSIEDARDYCLMGCVEPQKSGRLYQWTSTAYTQWPICIELVLNKGVPLWYGKKVCLDTGDLANFKTFEQFEDAVKEQIKYITKWSSVATVITQRVHRDLAPKPLMSLMYEGCMESGKDVSSGGAMYNFGPGVVWSGLATYADSMAAIKKLVFDEKKYSLEELNRALKADFVGYEQIRTDCLNTPKYGNDDDYADLIAADLIHFTEKEHRQYKTLYSELCHGTLSISNNTPLGQMTGASANGRKAWIPLSDGISPTQGADFKGPTAIIKSISKMANDTMNMGMVHNFKIMSGLLSTPEGEESLITLLKTASVLGNGEMQFNYLDNETLLEAQKHPEEYRDLIVRVAGYSAFFVELCQDVQDEIISRTMLTKF; translated from the coding sequence ATGGATATCAAAGAGTTTTCAGCAAAACTAGCTGAAGCAACCAAAGAATTAAGTCCGGAAGAACAAACGGCACTGATGAAAATGTTTGCGACTGTTTCAGACGACTTAAATACTCCAGGCTCAACGAGCGGTGGATTTGCAGCTGCTGGTCAAACGACGATTCCAGCAGGAATCACTCCTCGTTTAGAGGCACTAAAAGAAAACTACTTAAAACAAGTGCCGACGATCACCACTCATAGAGCGAGAGTGATCACAGAAATTGCGAAAGAAAATCCGGGAATGCCTAAGAATATTTTAAGAGCAAAATCATTCAAACGCTGCTGTGAAACAGCACCTTTAGTAATTCAAGATAATGAGCTGATCGTTGGTGCTCCTAATGGTGCTCCTCGTGCGGGTTCTTTTTCACCAGATATCGCATGGCGTTGGATGGAAGAAGAAATCGAAACGATTTCCAACCGTCCGCAAGATCCATTCTTCATTTCTGATGAAGACAAGAAAATCATGAGAGAAGAACTATTTCCATTTTGGAAAGGAAAATCCATCGACGAATATTGCGAAGATCAGTTTCGTGAAGCAGGCGTTTGGGAACTATCAGGAGAGTCTTTTGTCTCTGATTGTTCCTACCATCAATTAAATGGCGGTGGTGATTCAAATCCAGGTTATGACGTGATCTTGATGAAAAAAGGGATGCTGGACATTCAAAAGGAAGCGCAAGAGCAGCTTGAAAAAATGGATTATGAAAACCCGGAAGATATCGAAAAAATTTATTTTTATAAATCCATCATTGATACAGCAGAAGGTGTCATGATCTATGCACGCAGAATGTCGGAGTACGCTGCACAGTTGGCGCAAAGAGAAACGGATCCTAAACGTAAAGCAGAGCTTCAAAAGATTTCTGAGGTCAATGCAAAGGTTCCTGCGCATAAACCAGAAACCTTCTGGGAAGCGATCCAAGCTGTTTGGACGATCGAATCATTATTAGTCGTTGAAGAAAATCAAACAGGGATGTCGATCGGCCGTGTGGATCAGTATATGTACCCATTTTTCCAAAATGACTTAGCGACGGGCAAAATGAATGAATTTGAGGCTTTTGAATTAGCTGGCTGTATGCTGATCAAGATGTCTGAAATGATGTGGATCACAAGCGAAGGCGGTTCTAAATTCTTTGCTGGGTATCAACCATTTGTCAATATGTGTGTCGGCGGAGTGACACGTGAAGGACATGATGCGACGAATGATTTGACCTATTTATTGATGGATGCTGTCCGCCATGTCAAAGTTTATCAGCCATCCTTGGCTTGCCGAATCCATAATCGTTCACCGAGAGAATATTTGAAAAAAATCGTTGATGTTGTTCGAGCAGGGATCGGTTTCCCGGCTTGTCACTTTGATGATACGCATATCAAGATGATGCTGGCTAAAGGTGTGTCGATCGAAGATGCCCGCGATTATTGTTTGATGGGCTGTGTTGAGCCGCAAAAATCTGGACGTTTATATCAATGGACGTCGACTGCCTATACACAATGGCCGATTTGTATTGAGCTAGTGCTTAATAAAGGTGTGCCACTATGGTATGGTAAAAAAGTTTGTCTTGATACAGGCGACTTAGCGAATTTCAAAACATTTGAACAGTTTGAAGATGCAGTTAAAGAGCAAATCAAATACATCACGAAATGGTCATCGGTAGCAACCGTCATCACGCAACGAGTACATCGTGATTTAGCACCGAAACCGTTGATGTCATTGATGTATGAAGGCTGTATGGAAAGTGGAAAAGATGTTTCAAGCGGCGGAGCAATGTATAACTTTGGCCCGGGAGTTGTCTGGTCAGGCTTAGCAACCTATGCTGATTCAATGGCTGCCATCAAAAAACTGGTTTTCGATGAGAAAAAATATTCGTTAGAAGAATTGAATCGTGCCTTGAAAGCTGATTTTGTCGGCTATGAACAAATTCGTACAGACTGCTTAAATACACCTAAATATGGCAATGATGATGATTATGCTGATTTGATCGCAGCAGATTTGATTCATTTTACAGAAAAAGAACACAGACAATACAAAACCTTGTATTCAGAATTGTGTCATGGAACATTATCGATCTCAAATAATACTCCATTAGGGCAAATGACTGGTGCTTCTGCTAATGGACGTAAAGCGTGGATTCCATTATCAGATGGAATCAGCCCGACGCAAGGAGCCGATTTTAAAGGACCGACAGCGATCATCAAATCGATCTCAAAAATGGCGAACGATACGATGAATATGGGCATGGTCCACAACTTCAAGATTATGTCAGGCTTGTTAAGTACACCTGAAGGGGAAGAAAGTCTGATCACGTTATTGAAGACTGCCAGTGTTCTGGGAAATGGCGAAATGCAGTTTAACTATTTAGATAATGAAACATTGTTGGAAGCACAAAAGCATCCGGAAGAATACCGTGATTTGATCGTTCGAGTAGCAGGCTACAGTGCCTTTTTCGTTGAGCTATGTCAGGATGTGCAGGATGAGATCATCAGCCGGACAATGTTGACCAAGTTTTAA
- the cutD gene encoding choline TMA-lyase-activating enzyme, with protein MNSPSTETIERQVMIFNVQKYSLYDGPGIRTIVFFKGCPLRCQWCANPEGLERKFEVMYKESVCSDCRACVDVCPVGIHYMDENGDHQVNRDIACTGCRACSDVCPMAALNITGEIKSISEVMEIIHEDDEFYEQSGGGVTLSGGECTAQPEAALALLQACKADGINTAIETCGHSRMERLLKIAEYVDLFLFDLKHMDPVRHNELTGISNEKILANLKEVLELGHAVQIRMPMLKMINDSQQEIQAIIEFLLPYKEYPNFHGIDLLPYHKLGVNKYGQLGMEYPVDGDPSLTDPELDQIERWIKDYDFPVKVVRH; from the coding sequence ATGAATAGCCCAAGCACGGAAACAATTGAAAGACAGGTCATGATTTTTAATGTACAAAAATATAGCTTATATGATGGTCCTGGTATTAGAACAATCGTATTTTTCAAGGGCTGTCCGCTACGTTGTCAGTGGTGTGCGAATCCGGAAGGTTTGGAGCGCAAGTTTGAAGTAATGTATAAAGAAAGTGTTTGTAGTGACTGTCGAGCATGCGTCGATGTGTGTCCTGTGGGCATTCATTATATGGATGAAAATGGCGATCATCAAGTAAATCGTGACATCGCCTGTACAGGCTGTCGTGCTTGTTCAGATGTTTGTCCAATGGCTGCCTTGAACATTACAGGTGAAATAAAATCGATTTCAGAAGTTATGGAAATCATTCATGAAGATGATGAATTCTATGAACAATCCGGTGGCGGTGTGACACTTAGCGGCGGTGAATGTACGGCTCAGCCAGAAGCAGCGCTTGCGTTATTACAAGCTTGTAAAGCGGATGGGATCAATACAGCAATTGAAACTTGCGGGCATTCAAGAATGGAACGCTTGCTCAAAATCGCTGAATATGTAGATCTGTTCTTGTTCGATCTAAAACATATGGATCCTGTCCGACACAATGAATTGACTGGAATCAGTAATGAAAAAATTTTGGCAAATTTAAAAGAAGTTTTAGAACTGGGGCATGCTGTACAGATTAGGATGCCGATGCTCAAAATGATCAATGACAGCCAACAGGAAATTCAAGCGATCATCGAATTTTTACTGCCTTATAAAGAGTACCCTAATTTTCATGGAATCGATTTATTGCCTTATCACAAATTAGGGGTGAATAAATACGGACAACTGGGTATGGAATATCCTGTTGATGGCGATCCTTCATTGACAGATCCTGAACTGGATCAAATAGAACGCTGGATCAAAGACTATGATTTTCCAGTGAAGGTGGTTCGTCATTAA
- a CDS encoding BMC domain-containing protein: MLESNAQRVIEESVPGKQVTLAHVIASPITEVYESLGVEDTGAIGILTISPFETAIIAADIAGKSADVTVGFLDRFTGSVLLTGDVQSVEVALGAVVTILKERLDYEVVQVTKT; the protein is encoded by the coding sequence ATGCTGGAAAGTAATGCACAGCGGGTGATAGAAGAATCTGTTCCAGGAAAGCAAGTGACCTTGGCTCATGTCATTGCTTCACCGATCACAGAAGTATATGAGTCACTAGGCGTCGAAGATACGGGAGCAATCGGTATTTTAACCATTTCTCCATTTGAGACAGCGATCATCGCTGCCGATATCGCTGGCAAAAGTGCAGACGTAACGGTCGGTTTCCTTGATCGCTTTACTGGTTCAGTGTTGTTGACGGGCGATGTTCAAAGTGTAGAAGTAGCTTTAGGGGCTGTCGTGACTATTTTAAAAGAACGGCTGGATTATGAAGTTGTTCAGGTCACAAAGACATGA
- a CDS encoding EutP/PduV family microcompartment system protein translates to MNKRLLIIGPKGSGSRIIAQAVEQTDKPIRKVANLLYNKKTIIVPSQYLESPWMHKHIIALQQEAHQALFLLPIQSMKKSYPPNFAQVFRIPLVGVITYKTDDYSEERVLKAERSLKEIGIKRKHIQVDLTDEKGLLTLEKHLNMK, encoded by the coding sequence ATGAATAAACGTTTGTTGATCATAGGTCCAAAGGGAAGCGGCAGTCGTATCATTGCCCAAGCGGTCGAGCAAACCGATAAGCCGATTCGGAAAGTTGCTAATCTACTGTATAACAAAAAAACGATCATTGTTCCAAGTCAGTATCTTGAGAGTCCTTGGATGCATAAACATATCATTGCATTGCAGCAAGAAGCTCATCAAGCACTGTTTTTGTTACCTATTCAAAGTATGAAAAAAAGTTATCCACCTAATTTTGCTCAAGTTTTTAGAATACCGCTAGTGGGTGTCATTACTTATAAAACTGACGACTATTCTGAAGAAAGAGTACTAAAAGCAGAGCGATCATTAAAAGAAATAGGGATCAAACGAAAACACATTCAAGTTGATTTGACGGATGAAAAAGGTTTACTAACACTTGAAAAGCATTTGAATATGAAATAA
- a CDS encoding 1-propanol dehydrogenase PduQ, producing MFNQFKMPTQIITGAGSLAELQGLSLKQVLIICDPFMEQNGTVETIGQLLKEKKIGYSIFSEIIPDPTIDVVTKGLIAAIKSKPDGIIALGGGSAMDAAKVIRQIYTTAEKETSVQLICIPTTSGTGSEVTAFAVISDPIVQSKYALVDDQMLPDYAILDPLLTMSVPKNVTADTGIDVFTHCMEALASTNATDFTDACAEKAMKIIWNDLVSVFNDGENSMLREKIHNASCLAGIAFSEASLGICHSLAHALGGRFHIPHGRANAMLLPHVISYNAGLEIEKEIPQLLRYKNIAELLGFKAGTSKATVHGMITGIQRQFKQMDIPKTINECGIDPEEFVAAIPEMAEKALEDKCTLTNPRTPKKAELESIYQRLLRGGY from the coding sequence TTGTTTAATCAATTTAAAATGCCAACCCAAATTATTACAGGAGCAGGAAGCTTAGCAGAACTACAAGGACTATCTTTAAAGCAGGTCTTGATCATCTGTGATCCATTTATGGAACAAAACGGAACTGTTGAAACGATTGGACAGCTGCTGAAAGAAAAAAAGATTGGCTATAGTATTTTTTCGGAAATCATTCCAGATCCAACGATTGATGTCGTAACGAAAGGGCTGATTGCAGCGATCAAGTCAAAACCTGATGGAATCATCGCTTTAGGCGGCGGTTCCGCAATGGATGCGGCGAAAGTGATTCGACAGATTTACACAACAGCTGAAAAAGAGACCTCAGTTCAGTTGATCTGCATTCCCACGACAAGCGGAACTGGCAGTGAAGTGACCGCTTTTGCAGTGATATCTGATCCTATTGTACAAAGTAAATATGCGTTAGTCGATGATCAGATGCTTCCTGATTATGCAATATTAGATCCCTTGTTAACGATGAGTGTTCCCAAAAATGTCACAGCAGATACAGGGATCGATGTTTTTACCCATTGTATGGAAGCTTTGGCTTCAACAAATGCTACTGACTTTACCGATGCTTGTGCTGAAAAAGCAATGAAAATCATCTGGAATGATTTGGTTTCAGTTTTTAATGATGGTGAAAATAGTATGCTGCGCGAAAAAATCCATAATGCTTCATGCTTGGCTGGAATTGCGTTCAGTGAAGCGTCACTGGGCATTTGTCATAGCTTAGCACATGCTTTAGGCGGGCGTTTCCATATTCCGCATGGTCGAGCGAATGCGATGTTATTGCCTCATGTGATCAGTTACAATGCTGGTCTAGAGATAGAAAAAGAAATTCCGCAGTTACTGAGGTATAAAAATATAGCGGAACTTTTAGGTTTTAAAGCCGGCACATCAAAAGCAACAGTACATGGGATGATCACAGGGATTCAGCGTCAGTTTAAGCAAATGGATATTCCCAAGACCATCAATGAGTGCGGAATCGATCCTGAAGAATTTGTAGCCGCGATCCCAGAAATGGCTGAAAAAGCGTTAGAAGATAAATGTACGCTGACCAACCCAAGAACACCAAAAAAAGCAGAATTAGAATCAATTTATCAGAGGTTGTTAAGAGGTGGTTATTGA
- the eutJ gene encoding ethanolamine utilization protein EutJ → MNKQVLKKSNQFIADFEKVIQKPRKHPSTVYYTGVDLGTACVVLAVLDDQYQPVAGAYRYADVVRDGMVVDYIGAVEIVSELKAELEQQLETELVYAAASLPPGTDELDGGAIKNVVQSAGFELTNLLDEPTAANQLLKITDGAVVDIGGGTTGISIIEAGKVVKVADEATGGTHLSLVLAGAYKISFDEAELYKREVKHHDELLPVLKPVIEKISSIIMQQTFGFTVNGIYLVGGTACLKNIEAIIEKTTGIPTFKPINPMFATPLGIALSCTDQVLK, encoded by the coding sequence ATGAATAAACAAGTGCTAAAGAAATCCAATCAATTTATTGCTGATTTTGAAAAAGTGATCCAAAAACCGAGAAAACATCCATCGACTGTTTATTATACAGGGGTTGATTTAGGAACAGCATGTGTTGTGCTTGCAGTTTTAGATGATCAGTATCAGCCGGTTGCAGGAGCGTATCGTTATGCCGATGTTGTTCGAGATGGCATGGTGGTTGATTACATTGGCGCAGTTGAAATCGTCAGTGAGCTAAAAGCAGAGCTAGAACAACAGCTGGAAACAGAGTTAGTCTATGCAGCAGCTTCATTGCCTCCTGGAACAGATGAATTAGATGGCGGGGCGATCAAAAACGTTGTTCAAAGTGCAGGGTTTGAACTGACCAACTTGCTGGATGAACCAACAGCAGCTAATCAATTGCTGAAAATAACTGACGGAGCGGTTGTTGACATTGGCGGAGGAACAACAGGTATTTCGATCATCGAAGCAGGAAAAGTAGTCAAAGTTGCAGACGAGGCGACTGGCGGCACTCATTTATCTTTAGTTTTGGCTGGTGCATATAAAATTTCCTTCGATGAAGCTGAGCTGTATAAACGTGAGGTTAAACATCATGATGAGTTATTGCCGGTCCTAAAACCAGTGATCGAAAAAATTTCATCGATCATCATGCAGCAAACTTTCGGGTTTACGGTCAATGGCATTTATCTAGTTGGCGGTACGGCTTGCCTTAAAAATATCGAAGCAATCATAGAAAAAACAACAGGCATTCCAACGTTCAAACCAATCAATCCGATGTTTGCAACACCTTTGGGCATTGCCTTAAGTTGTACAGATCAAGTATTAAAATAG
- a CDS encoding BMC domain-containing protein, with product MDCRIIKSPGENTLAILNRRKGSKEELGTPDAVGLVQGKLIEMICATDVAEKAVGVTIEDIRGSCPQNMILLAIFGDTASVTAAIEEIKRREKNGQW from the coding sequence ATGGATTGCCGCATTATCAAATCACCGGGTGAAAATACTTTAGCGATTTTAAATCGCCGAAAGGGCTCAAAGGAAGAATTAGGTACGCCAGATGCAGTCGGATTAGTGCAAGGAAAATTGATCGAGATGATCTGTGCCACAGATGTTGCTGAAAAAGCAGTCGGTGTAACGATCGAAGATATTCGGGGCAGTTGTCCGCAGAATATGATCTTGTTAGCGATTTTTGGTGATACCGCTTCGGTCACAGCTGCAATCGAAGAAATCAAACGAAGAGAGAAGAATGGCCAATGGTAA
- a CDS encoding EutN/CcmL family microcompartment protein, with translation MVTATLMDNIWATRKSEKLNGLKLMLAQVTGGSRDGERMVVCDVIGAGIGDRVIIATGSAARRMLEDDLIPIDAAVVGIIDESCESV, from the coding sequence ATGGTAACTGCAACTTTGATGGACAATATTTGGGCTACGCGCAAATCAGAAAAATTAAATGGCTTAAAGTTGATGCTGGCGCAGGTCACTGGCGGTTCTAGAGATGGCGAGCGGATGGTAGTCTGTGACGTGATCGGTGCTGGAATCGGTGATCGCGTGATTATCGCTACAGGATCGGCTGCCAGACGAATGCTGGAAGATGACCTGATTCCGATCGATGCTGCTGTTGTCGGGATTATTGATGAAAGTTGTGAGTCTGTATAA
- a CDS encoding cupin domain-containing protein — MKKLICAEDIETLYKEGKQCLTVTKQTIITPSAKDLAEEYNIVFQMQTDSVRTTNPAAYETISKEGLVSLLRQLLNDAGIDGFSDVPFAYEKHRSGLKVVKGSTVKLKPLNLDNSRVRYQELITPAESRFSCGIMEIDDSCFYDDKTLESFNYIIEGELQLTIDGTTYTATKGDTIFIPENQAISWSTPNKVTILCGKLKGVGKE, encoded by the coding sequence ATGAAAAAATTAATTTGTGCAGAAGATATCGAAACCCTGTATAAAGAGGGAAAACAGTGTCTGACAGTAACAAAACAAACAATTATTACACCTTCTGCAAAAGATTTAGCAGAAGAGTACAACATTGTATTTCAAATGCAAACAGACTCTGTAAGAACTACGAATCCAGCTGCTTATGAAACGATTTCTAAAGAAGGATTGGTCTCCTTATTAAGGCAATTATTAAATGATGCTGGAATCGATGGTTTTTCAGATGTTCCTTTTGCGTATGAAAAACATAGGAGTGGGTTGAAGGTCGTCAAGGGCTCTACTGTAAAGCTTAAACCTTTGAATCTAGATAATTCGAGGGTTCGTTATCAAGAATTGATCACACCAGCGGAAAGTCGATTCAGTTGCGGAATCATGGAAATAGATGATAGTTGTTTTTATGATGATAAAACGCTGGAGTCATTCAACTACATCATTGAAGGTGAACTTCAATTAACGATCGATGGAACAACCTATACGGCAACTAAAGGGGATACGATTTTCATTCCAGAGAATCAAGCAATTAGCTGGTCTACACCAAACAAGGTCACGATATTATGTGGAAAATTGAAAGGTGTTGGTAAAGAATGA
- a CDS encoding BMC domain-containing protein, with translation MNQAIGMIETRGLLAMIEAADVMLKSSEVQLLGKNRVGGGLNTVLITGDVAAVETAVQAAAASVERLGSGLLAGTHVIARPEIGPEQFIQTKMIEEPITETVDVIEIVETEPIEEVYDIETDEIDKKEVLLQELTQMKVVDLRKLAKEQTNFSIAKKEIYRTSKEKLIAALIDFLITNE, from the coding sequence ATGAATCAAGCGATCGGAATGATCGAGACAAGAGGCTTACTAGCAATGATCGAAGCAGCAGATGTCATGCTTAAATCATCAGAAGTTCAGCTTCTAGGTAAAAATAGAGTTGGTGGTGGGTTGAATACTGTGCTGATCACAGGGGATGTAGCGGCAGTTGAGACAGCTGTTCAAGCAGCTGCTGCAAGTGTGGAGCGTTTAGGTTCAGGTTTGTTAGCTGGTACGCATGTGATTGCCCGTCCAGAAATTGGCCCTGAACAGTTTATCCAAACAAAAATGATCGAAGAACCGATCACTGAAACTGTCGATGTGATCGAAATCGTTGAGACAGAACCCATCGAAGAAGTCTATGACATAGAAACAGATGAAATCGATAAAAAAGAAGTGCTGTTACAAGAACTTACGCAAATGAAAGTCGTTGATTTAAGAAAATTAGCGAAAGAGCAAACTAACTTTAGCATTGCCAAAAAAGAAATCTACCGCACCAGTAAAGAAAAACTGATTGCAGCGTTGATTGACTTTTTAATAACAAATGAATAG
- a CDS encoding acetaldehyde dehydrogenase (acetylating): METFDKDLRSIQEARDLARKGQIAAEQIATFSEEQIDKILRSMTETASKHAACLAERAVKETGFGKVLDKTYKNHAASTLLYEEIKNEKTIGIVAEDPAKGTFDVAEPVGLVLGIIPSTNPTSTVIFKAMIAIKSRNAIVFSPHPAALECTKKAAEMLNRAAVAAGAPEGIISCSSIPTMSGTNELLHAPEVSLIIATGGPGMVKAAYSSGKPALGVGAGNSPAYIERTADVKSAVAKIMASKTFDNGTICASEQSIICEEVNKEAVIRELKAQGGYFMSKEETDKVCQLLFKNGYAMNAKFVGRSADVIAKAAGITIPADTKVLIGAQDGVGAGYPLSFEKLTTVLAFYVVNDWEEACHLSIELLQNGIGHTMSIHTNDRDIVMKFAAKPASRILVNTGGSQGGTGISTGLPISFTLGCGTFGGSSVSENVGPKHLLNIKKVAYGLKDVTTLIENDPTFVFKGTTESAETPQALTSERSSAKGSQIADDDLETLAKVVRQVLAGMNQ, translated from the coding sequence ATGGAAACTTTTGATAAAGATTTACGTTCTATCCAAGAAGCGCGTGATTTAGCCCGCAAAGGTCAAATTGCTGCAGAACAAATTGCGACTTTCTCGGAAGAACAAATCGATAAAATTTTACGAAGCATGACTGAAACGGCAAGTAAACATGCTGCTTGTTTAGCGGAGCGGGCAGTTAAAGAAACTGGTTTTGGGAAAGTATTAGACAAAACCTATAAAAATCATGCAGCATCGACCTTACTTTATGAAGAAATCAAAAATGAAAAGACGATTGGTATTGTTGCCGAAGATCCAGCGAAAGGGACTTTTGATGTCGCTGAGCCAGTGGGTTTGGTATTAGGAATTATTCCATCAACCAATCCGACATCTACAGTGATTTTTAAAGCAATGATCGCAATTAAATCAAGAAATGCAATCGTTTTTTCACCTCATCCAGCAGCGCTTGAGTGTACAAAAAAAGCGGCAGAAATGTTGAATCGTGCGGCTGTTGCGGCTGGTGCACCGGAGGGAATCATCAGCTGTTCATCGATTCCAACGATGTCAGGAACTAATGAATTACTGCATGCCCCAGAGGTAAGTTTGATCATTGCCACTGGCGGTCCAGGTATGGTCAAAGCAGCATACAGCTCTGGTAAACCAGCTTTAGGAGTTGGCGCAGGAAATTCGCCAGCATATATTGAACGAACAGCTGATGTAAAAAGTGCTGTCGCAAAAATCATGGCATCAAAAACCTTTGATAACGGAACGATTTGTGCCTCAGAGCAATCGATCATCTGTGAGGAGGTCAATAAAGAAGCAGTTATTCGTGAATTAAAAGCACAAGGCGGCTATTTTATGTCTAAAGAGGAAACGGATAAGGTTTGTCAGCTGTTATTCAAAAATGGTTATGCGATGAATGCTAAATTTGTCGGACGATCTGCTGATGTGATTGCTAAGGCAGCTGGAATTACGATTCCAGCTGATACAAAGGTTTTGATTGGCGCTCAGGACGGTGTAGGCGCCGGCTATCCGTTATCTTTTGAGAAATTGACAACAGTTTTGGCATTTTATGTGGTCAATGACTGGGAAGAAGCCTGTCATTTAAGTATCGAACTATTGCAAAATGGTATTGGACATACCATGAGTATCCATACGAATGACCGTGATATTGTGATGAAGTTTGCAGCAAAACCTGCTTCAAGAATCTTAGTCAATACTGGCGGCAGTCAAGGTGGTACAGGAATCAGCACAGGCTTGCCGATATCCTTTACTTTAGGCTGTGGAACATTCGGCGGCAGTTCAGTTTCAGAAAATGTTGGGCCGAAGCATCTATTAAATATCAAAAAAGTGGCGTATGGCTTAAAAGATGTCACTACTTTGATCGAAAACGACCCAACCTTCGTCTTTAAAGGAACAACTGAAAGTGCTGAAACTCCACAAGCTTTAACATCAGAAAGATCGTCAGCTAAGGGAAGTCAGATAGCCGATGATGATTTAGAAACGTTAGCAAAAGTTGTCCGCCAAGTTTTAGCTGGGATGAATCAATAA
- a CDS encoding phosphate propanoyltransferase encodes MNNYEELLGLILEKLAEGDLKETTPNSNTIPVGISNRHIHLAQKDVDKLFGQGYQLTKLKDLSQPGQYACKETLMICGPKGMIDNVRILGPVRKQTQVEILQSDSFKVGVKAPLRLSGDLAGTAGITLIGPHGSVELTEGVVVAKRHIHMLPADAERLGVCDGEAVTIAFTGERGGTLNNVIIRAAENSGLECHIDTEEANALGVKPDTTIVIQKN; translated from the coding sequence ATGAATAATTATGAAGAGCTATTAGGCCTAATACTAGAAAAACTAGCAGAAGGCGACTTAAAGGAAACAACACCTAACAGCAATACGATTCCTGTAGGGATTTCCAACCGACACATTCATCTAGCACAAAAAGATGTAGATAAATTATTTGGTCAAGGATATCAATTAACGAAACTAAAAGATTTATCACAGCCAGGGCAATATGCGTGCAAAGAAACATTGATGATCTGCGGTCCCAAAGGAATGATCGATAATGTCCGAATCTTAGGACCTGTCAGAAAACAAACACAAGTCGAAATTTTACAAAGTGACTCGTTCAAAGTGGGTGTCAAAGCTCCTTTGCGCTTGTCTGGTGATTTGGCTGGAACGGCCGGCATCACGTTGATTGGACCGCATGGTTCAGTTGAGTTGACCGAAGGTGTTGTTGTAGCAAAGCGTCACATCCATATGCTGCCAGCTGATGCTGAGCGCTTAGGTGTATGTGACGGCGAAGCTGTAACGATTGCCTTTACTGGTGAGCGTGGCGGAACACTGAATAACGTTATTATTCGAGCAGCGGAAAATTCTGGCTTAGAATGTCATATCGATACAGAAGAAGCCAACGCTCTTGGGGTAAAACCCGATACAACAATTGTTATCCAAAAAAATTAA
- the eutM gene encoding ethanolamine utilization microcompartment protein EutM — translation MKSDALGMIETKGLIGSIEAADAMVKAANVSLVGKELVGGGIVTVMVRGDVGAVKAATDAGAAAAQRVGELLSVHVIPRPHSEVENILPTEA, via the coding sequence ATGAAATCAGATGCTTTAGGAATGATCGAAACAAAAGGATTAATTGGTTCTATTGAGGCGGCTGACGCAATGGTCAAAGCTGCAAATGTTTCACTAGTAGGAAAAGAATTAGTTGGCGGCGGAATCGTGACAGTGATGGTACGTGGGGATGTTGGTGCGGTTAAAGCAGCGACGGATGCAGGCGCTGCCGCTGCTCAGCGTGTCGGTGAGCTATTATCTGTTCACGTGATTCCACGTCCGCATTCAGAAGTAGAAAACATTTTACCGACAGAAGCATAA